Proteins co-encoded in one Candidatus Binataceae bacterium genomic window:
- a CDS encoding phytanoyl-CoA dioxygenase family protein produces MTVKSSISGELIEQFRRDGFVVVCNLLTPAELERFGAAVDRAVAMRGRDDHRPLEEKSLYEQSFTQCMNLWEDNPEVLPLTFHPLISEVAAALIGEPRLRLWHDQALYKASGGRYTEPHQDHPYWPMDVLETLTAWIPFDGSTRAAGCMGYLRGSHRAGLKKFVNIFTADEKVKILEEPAVSGIAPVYVEVPRGAVAFHHGLTVHMAGPNRTDRMRRVHTMIYFRDGARRTTAHLHPCVDRPGIKVGDLIDSQLTPLVWPRTPGDYPVPPKMPLTPGLVRLNTYGAMPKVQ; encoded by the coding sequence ATGACGGTCAAATCATCGATAAGCGGCGAATTGATCGAGCAATTCCGGCGCGACGGCTTTGTCGTGGTCTGCAATCTGCTGACTCCGGCCGAGCTGGAACGATTCGGCGCCGCCGTCGATCGCGCCGTTGCCATGCGCGGCCGCGATGATCATCGGCCGCTGGAAGAAAAGTCGCTCTACGAGCAATCGTTTACGCAGTGCATGAATCTCTGGGAGGACAATCCCGAGGTCCTTCCTCTCACTTTTCATCCTCTCATATCAGAGGTTGCCGCGGCGCTGATCGGCGAACCAAGGCTGCGGCTCTGGCATGACCAGGCGTTGTACAAGGCCTCCGGCGGACGCTACACCGAGCCGCATCAGGACCATCCTTACTGGCCGATGGACGTGCTTGAAACGCTCACCGCCTGGATTCCATTCGACGGTTCGACGCGCGCCGCGGGATGCATGGGCTACCTTCGCGGCTCGCATCGCGCGGGACTCAAGAAATTCGTCAATATCTTCACGGCGGATGAGAAGGTGAAAATCCTCGAGGAACCCGCCGTTAGCGGCATCGCGCCGGTTTACGTCGAGGTTCCACGCGGCGCGGTCGCGTTCCATCACGGCCTGACAGTGCACATGGCGGGACCGAATCGCACCGATCGCATGCGCCGCGTGCATACGATGATCTATTTTCGTGACGGTGCGCGCCGGACGACAGCCCATCTCCACCCCTGCGTCGATCGGCCTGGAATCAAGGTGGGGGATTTGATTGACAGTCAGTTAACACCGCTCGTATGGCCACGCACGCCCGGCGATTATCCGGTACCGCCGAAGATGCCGCTGACCCCGGGGCTGGTGCGATTGAATACTTACGGCGCGATGCCGAAAGTCCAATAG